From the genome of Mixophyes fleayi isolate aMixFle1 chromosome 2, aMixFle1.hap1, whole genome shotgun sequence, one region includes:
- the LHFPL5 gene encoding LHFPL tetraspan subfamily member 5 protein: MAQLLPAQEAAKIYHTNYVRNARAIGVLWAVFTICFSIIMVEVFIQPYWIGDSLNTPQAGYFGLFSYCIGNALTSELICKGSALDFESIPSGAFKTAMFFIGVSMFLVVGSMLCFSLFFFCNSATVYKVCAWMQLAAAAGIMIGCLIYPDGWDSAEVKRMCGDSTDKYSLGACTVRWAYILAIIAIMDALILSFLAFVLGNRQDSLLPEDFKIQNKEEESG, from the exons ATGGCCCAGCTGTTACCCGcacaagaagcagcaaaaatatATCACACCAACTATGTACGTAATGCTCGTGCGATCGGTGTCTTGTGGGCAGTCTTTACTATATGCTTTTCTATCATCATGGTTGAAGTCTTCATCCAGCCATACTGGATTGGGGACAGTTTAAACACTCCGCAAGCAGGTTATTTTGGTCTGTTCAGCTATTGTATAGGCAATGCATTGACCTCAGAGCTCATCTGCAAAGGCAGTGCCTTGGACTTTGAGAGCATACCCTCAGGAGCCTTCAAGACTGCTATGTTTTTTATTGGAGTGTCCATGTTCCTGGTGGTGGGCTCCATGTTGTGCTTCAGTCTTTTCTTCTTCTGCAATTCGGCCACGGTATACAAGGTCTGTGCATGGATGCAGTTGGCTGCAG CGGCTGGCATTATGATCGGGTGCCTAATTTACCCCGATGGTTGGGACTCTGCAGAAGTCAAGCGTATGTGTGGAGACTCGACAGATAAATACTCACTGGGAGCCTGCACAGTGCGATGGGCCTACATCCTTGCTATTATCGCTATCATGGACGCCCTCATTCTCTCATTTCTTGCTTTTGTACTAGGAAATAGGCAGGATAGTTTGCTGCCAGAGGATTTCAAGATCCAAAACAAAG AAGAAGAGAGtggctga